One Kitasatospora sp. NBC_01266 genomic window carries:
- a CDS encoding FAD-dependent monooxygenase — protein sequence MTDQRDQRPEHQSEQRTEQPTAQPTAQRTEPTVTSAPTEPTVTSEVVVVGAGPTGLLLAGDLAAAGVQVTVLEKRGKESNLTRAFAVHARTLEQLDARGLADELIATGTPLSELRFFGGLRVDLGKLPTRFPFVLATPQTHTERLLLERAVKAGAVLLREHRVTGLRQDGEGVTLTVSGPEGQVRHRARYVVGADGVHSAVRELAGIPFPGESVVSSVLLADVRLERAPQDVFTLGATADGFAFLAPFGDGWYRVVAWDRARQLPDEAPVELAELADIARRTLGVDHGLREARWMSRFHSDERQAPQYRDGRVLLAGDAAHCHSPAGGQGMNTSLQDAANLGWKLAAVVRGRAPETLLDSYQRERHPVGRAVLRTSGALIRLGLARSSAARAARSLASALAGSVEPVANRAARTVSGLGISYPAEPGAHPLAGRRMPDLRLAQDGPGQPGRLYEALRAGHFVLVSSDERAPGSRAPFGGLEAAAFEPWTDRLVHAAPADPHGKLRSTVLLIRPDGYAAWAAADPSRAELRAALTHWLGAPSAKAGG from the coding sequence ATGACGGATCAGCGAGACCAGCGTCCCGAGCACCAGAGCGAGCAGCGGACCGAGCAGCCCACCGCGCAGCCCACCGCGCAGCGCACCGAACCCACCGTGACCAGCGCACCCACCGAACCCACCGTGACCAGCGAGGTGGTCGTGGTGGGCGCCGGCCCCACCGGCCTGCTGCTGGCCGGCGACCTCGCCGCCGCCGGCGTGCAGGTCACCGTGCTGGAGAAGCGCGGCAAGGAGTCCAACCTCACCCGGGCCTTCGCCGTGCACGCCCGCACCCTGGAGCAGTTGGACGCCCGGGGCCTGGCCGACGAGCTGATCGCCACCGGCACCCCGCTCTCCGAGCTGCGGTTCTTCGGCGGACTGCGGGTGGACCTGGGCAAGCTGCCCACCCGCTTCCCGTTCGTCCTGGCCACCCCGCAGACGCACACCGAACGCCTGCTGCTGGAACGGGCGGTGAAGGCGGGCGCGGTGCTGCTGCGCGAGCACCGGGTGACCGGGCTGCGGCAGGACGGCGAGGGGGTGACGCTCACCGTCAGCGGCCCCGAGGGCCAGGTCAGGCACCGGGCCCGCTACGTGGTCGGCGCCGACGGCGTGCACAGCGCGGTGCGCGAGCTGGCCGGCATCCCGTTCCCGGGCGAGTCGGTGGTCAGCTCGGTGCTGCTCGCCGACGTCCGGCTGGAGCGCGCGCCGCAGGACGTGTTCACTCTCGGCGCGACCGCGGACGGCTTCGCCTTCCTGGCGCCGTTCGGCGACGGCTGGTACCGGGTGGTCGCCTGGGACCGGGCCCGCCAACTGCCGGACGAGGCACCGGTGGAGCTGGCCGAGCTGGCCGACATCGCCCGCCGCACCCTGGGCGTCGACCACGGCCTGCGCGAGGCCCGCTGGATGTCCCGCTTCCACAGCGACGAGCGCCAGGCGCCGCAGTACCGCGACGGCCGGGTGCTGCTCGCCGGGGACGCGGCGCACTGCCACTCCCCGGCCGGCGGTCAGGGCATGAACACCAGCCTGCAGGACGCCGCGAACCTCGGCTGGAAGCTGGCGGCCGTGGTGCGCGGCCGGGCCCCCGAGACGCTGCTGGACAGCTACCAGCGGGAACGCCACCCGGTGGGCAGGGCGGTGCTGCGCACCTCGGGCGCGCTGATCCGGCTTGGCCTGGCCAGGAGTTCGGCCGCCCGCGCGGCACGTTCACTGGCTTCCGCGCTGGCCGGCTCCGTCGAGCCGGTGGCCAACCGCGCCGCCAGGACCGTCTCCGGGCTCGGCATCAGCTATCCGGCCGAGCCGGGCGCGCACCCGCTGGCCGGGCGCCGGATGCCCGATCTGCGGCTGGCCCAGGACGGTCCCGGGCAGCCGGGCCGGCTCTACGAGGCGCTGCGGGCCGGCCACTTCGTACTGGTCAGCAGCGACGAGCGGGCACCCGGTAGCCGCGCCCCGTTCGGCGGCCTGGAGGCGGCCGCCTTCGAGCCGTGGACCGATCGCCTGGTGCACGCGGCGCCGGCCGATCCGCATGGCAAGCTGCGCTCCACCGTGCTGCTGATCCGCCCGGACGGCTACGCGGCCTGGGCGGCGGCCGACCCGAGCCGGGCCGAACTGCGGGCGGCGCTCACCCACTGGCTGGGCGCGCCGAGTGCCAAAGCGGGCGGCTGA
- a CDS encoding protease pro-enzyme activation domain-containing protein: MRPRPLALAAAIALLPLCAASLSVTAAQAATPNATSRVALPDTVTPAVSHSQKQGDVPAAQQLSVAVSLKLRNSAELDQFLADVANPASANYGHYLTPAQFEARYAPTQQDVDHVVAFLKSQGLTTSVSANRQVVDAKGSNAQIARAFGTHESAYYDASDARQFFANDNAASLPADVAAIVDGVSGLNNKTVRTPQLAKPNNSTPLASPSGYGPSQYDGAYNLNKMGADGTGVKVALWEFDGYTASNLTTYDKQYGITGPAVTTVPVDGQSYDSAPGQGQGEVELDSEIVSGVAPKATQLVYEAPNSDQGEIDMAAKIVSDDQVSVISISWGGCEPDTTQSVMTAVDNSFKQAAAEGISAFSASGDDGSRDCTRSTSGSSVKSVDFPASDPYVTGVGGTNLQVSGTSYSSESAWSTAGGGVSTVFSKPSWQTGTGVSGTMRTVPDVSSNADPNSGFAIYTQGDSGPAWQVYGGTSAAAPLWSGYTALFNQKAKAAGKANLGQADPALYAVANSSSYGTAFHDVTTGANQDFNAGKGYDQVTGWGSPVADALTTALLGGGGTTGGSNTVTVTNPGTQNGTVGSAVSLQVKAADSASGQTLGYSATGLPAGLSISSTGLITGTPTAAGSSSVTVTATDATGATGTATFTFTVAAASSCTPKQLLGNPGFETGSASPWTASSGVINSDMGSEPSHSGNYDAWLDGYGSVHTDTLSQKVTVPTGCKATFSFWLHVDTANTDTTADDTLTVQANGTTVASFSNLNAANGYTQQTVDLSAYAGQTVTLKFTGSESGNGQTSFVIDDTALNVG, translated from the coding sequence GTGCGACCCCGTCCCCTCGCGCTCGCCGCCGCGATAGCCCTGCTGCCGCTCTGCGCCGCCTCGCTGTCGGTCACCGCAGCCCAGGCCGCCACCCCCAACGCGACCTCGCGCGTGGCGCTGCCCGACACCGTCACCCCCGCGGTGTCCCACTCGCAGAAGCAGGGCGACGTTCCCGCCGCCCAGCAGCTCTCGGTCGCGGTCAGCCTCAAGTTGCGCAACTCGGCCGAGCTGGACCAGTTCCTGGCCGATGTCGCCAACCCGGCCTCGGCGAACTACGGCCACTACCTGACCCCGGCTCAGTTCGAGGCCCGCTACGCGCCGACCCAGCAGGACGTCGACCACGTGGTCGCCTTCCTGAAGTCGCAGGGTCTGACCACCTCGGTCAGCGCCAACCGCCAGGTGGTCGACGCCAAGGGCAGCAACGCCCAGATCGCGCGGGCCTTCGGCACGCACGAGAGCGCGTACTACGACGCCTCCGACGCCCGGCAGTTCTTCGCCAACGACAACGCCGCCTCGCTGCCGGCCGACGTCGCCGCGATCGTCGACGGGGTCTCCGGTCTGAACAACAAGACCGTGCGCACCCCGCAGCTGGCCAAGCCGAACAACTCGACCCCGCTGGCCTCCCCCAGCGGCTACGGCCCGAGCCAGTACGACGGCGCCTACAACCTGAACAAGATGGGCGCGGACGGCACCGGCGTGAAGGTGGCGCTCTGGGAGTTCGACGGCTACACGGCCTCCAACCTGACCACGTACGACAAGCAGTACGGCATCACCGGCCCGGCGGTCACCACCGTCCCGGTCGACGGCCAGAGCTACGACAGCGCGCCGGGCCAGGGCCAGGGCGAGGTCGAGCTGGACAGCGAGATCGTCAGCGGTGTCGCTCCCAAGGCCACCCAGCTGGTCTACGAGGCCCCCAACAGCGACCAGGGCGAGATCGACATGGCCGCCAAGATCGTCTCTGACGACCAGGTCTCGGTCATCTCCATCTCCTGGGGCGGCTGCGAGCCCGACACCACCCAGTCCGTGATGACCGCGGTGGACAACTCCTTCAAGCAGGCCGCCGCCGAGGGCATCTCCGCCTTCTCCGCCTCCGGTGACGACGGCTCGCGCGACTGCACCCGCTCCACCAGCGGCTCCTCGGTCAAGTCGGTCGACTTCCCGGCCTCGGACCCGTACGTGACCGGCGTCGGCGGCACCAACCTCCAGGTCTCCGGCACCTCCTACTCCTCGGAGAGCGCCTGGAGCACCGCCGGCGGCGGCGTCTCCACCGTCTTCAGCAAGCCCAGCTGGCAGACCGGCACCGGGGTCAGCGGCACCATGCGCACCGTCCCCGACGTCTCCTCCAACGCCGACCCGAACAGCGGCTTCGCCATCTACACCCAGGGCGACAGCGGCCCGGCCTGGCAGGTCTACGGCGGCACCAGCGCCGCGGCCCCGCTCTGGTCCGGCTACACCGCGCTGTTCAACCAGAAGGCCAAGGCGGCCGGCAAGGCCAACCTCGGCCAGGCCGACCCGGCGCTGTACGCGGTCGCCAACAGCAGCAGCTACGGCACGGCCTTCCACGACGTCACCACCGGCGCCAACCAGGACTTCAACGCCGGCAAGGGCTACGACCAGGTCACCGGCTGGGGCTCCCCGGTCGCCGACGCGCTGACCACCGCCCTGCTCGGCGGCGGCGGCACCACCGGCGGCTCCAACACCGTCACGGTGACCAACCCGGGCACCCAGAACGGCACCGTCGGCAGCGCGGTCTCGCTGCAGGTCAAGGCTGCTGACAGCGCCTCGGGCCAGACCCTGGGCTACTCGGCCACCGGCCTGCCGGCCGGCCTGTCGATCAGCTCCACCGGCCTGATCACCGGCACCCCGACCGCCGCCGGCTCCTCCTCGGTGACCGTCACCGCCACCGACGCCACCGGCGCCACCGGCACCGCGACCTTCACCTTCACCGTGGCCGCCGCCTCCAGCTGCACCCCGAAGCAGTTGCTCGGCAACCCCGGCTTCGAGACCGGCAGCGCCAGCCCGTGGACCGCGTCCTCCGGCGTCATCAACAGCGACATGGGCAGCGAGCCCTCGCACTCGGGCAACTACGACGCCTGGCTCGACGGCTACGGCTCCGTGCACACCGACACCCTCTCCCAGAAGGTGACGGTCCCGACCGGCTGCAAGGCCACCTTCAGCTTCTGGCTGCACGTGGACACCGCCAACACCGACACCACGGCCGATGACACCCTGACCGTCCAGGCCAACGGCACCACCGTGGCGTCGTTCTCCAACCTGAACGCGGCCAACGGCTACACCCAGCAGACGGTGGACCTCTCCGCCTACGCCGGACAGACCGTCACCCTGAAGTTCACCGGCAGCGAGAGCGGCAACGGCCAGACCAGCTTCGTCATCGACGACACCGCCCTGAACGTCGGCTGA
- a CDS encoding HPP family protein — protein sequence MSAPRPHPLHVLRAAAFAIGALLLLVGVGVLLGEPLLIPPLAASAALVHGAPKLPISQPRNLVGGQLLAALIGFAVLPCTGHTAWGAAVAAGLALGAMMLTHLSHSPAAATAALVVLQGPHLVPFLPLLALATGLLVAIGMLAGRLGRTAVRYPLSW from the coding sequence GTGTCCGCACCCCGACCGCACCCCCTGCACGTCCTGCGCGCCGCCGCCTTCGCGATCGGCGCACTGCTCCTGCTGGTCGGCGTCGGCGTGCTGCTCGGCGAGCCGCTGCTGATCCCGCCGCTGGCCGCCAGCGCCGCGCTGGTGCACGGGGCGCCGAAGCTGCCGATCTCCCAGCCGCGCAACCTGGTCGGCGGCCAGCTGCTGGCCGCGCTGATCGGCTTCGCGGTGCTCCCCTGCACCGGCCACACGGCCTGGGGCGCGGCGGTGGCCGCCGGGCTGGCGCTCGGCGCGATGATGCTCACCCACCTCTCGCACTCCCCGGCGGCCGCCACCGCCGCGCTCGTGGTGCTCCAGGGCCCGCACCTGGTGCCCTTCCTGCCGCTGCTGGCGCTCGCCACCGGCCTGCTGGTCGCGATCGGCATGCTGGCCGGGCGGTTGGGTCGCACCGCCGTGCGCTATCCACTGAGCTGGTAG
- a CDS encoding TrmH family RNA methyltransferase encodes MTNHDAQDLALRQWRATAADPSTVLIDGFHALKHTLRFGGEVRQIVTTDRSALDQLSRSLAPDVAQVVHRAATEVPAAVLRELVARPHPTGVAALAVRPAPEQALARLSALPRRAPVVVLDNPRNLGNVGAVVRLAAGFGATGVVTTGDLDPWHPTVVRAGAGLHFATDVARLPADRLPPGPLYVLDPEGESIHRTRLPDQALLVFGSERHGVSEELRSRADALLAIPMRPLVSSFNLATSVGMGLFHWQAHTAGH; translated from the coding sequence ATGACCAACCACGATGCCCAGGACCTCGCGCTGCGCCAGTGGCGGGCGACGGCCGCGGACCCGTCCACCGTGCTGATCGACGGGTTCCACGCGCTCAAGCACACCCTGCGGTTCGGCGGCGAGGTGCGGCAGATCGTCACCACCGACCGGTCGGCGCTCGATCAGCTGAGCCGCAGCCTGGCCCCCGACGTGGCCCAGGTTGTGCATCGCGCCGCCACCGAGGTCCCGGCGGCGGTGCTGCGCGAGCTGGTCGCCCGCCCGCACCCCACCGGGGTCGCCGCGCTGGCCGTGCGCCCGGCGCCCGAGCAGGCGCTGGCCCGGCTGAGCGCCCTGCCGCGCCGGGCACCGGTGGTGGTGCTGGACAACCCGCGCAACCTCGGCAACGTGGGCGCGGTGGTCCGGCTGGCGGCCGGCTTCGGCGCCACCGGCGTGGTCACCACCGGCGATCTGGACCCCTGGCACCCCACCGTGGTGCGAGCCGGTGCCGGGCTGCACTTCGCCACCGACGTGGCCCGGCTGCCGGCCGACCGGCTGCCGCCGGGGCCGCTCTACGTGCTCGATCCCGAGGGCGAGTCCATCCATCGCACCCGGCTGCCGGACCAGGCGCTGCTGGTCTTCGGCTCCGAACGGCACGGGGTGAGCGAGGAGTTGCGCTCGCGTGCCGATGCCCTACTGGCGATCCCGATGCGTCCGCTGGTCTCCAGCTTCAACCTGGCCACCTCGGTCGGCATGGGCCTGTTCCACTGGCAGGCCCACACCGCCGGCCACTGA
- a CDS encoding FUSC family protein yields MPWLAALRHTGRAGLRLERALSDPVRAVRGGLAVALVVFPVLAIGGPRPATSAAMGAFIAGVATFQRSFRPRPSLALAAGLGLGVSTFFGYLAVSVPGLFPVLLAVWAFAAGLAWSLGPTAGVVATNTLTVMLVVVQLPVSVATAVAHALLCALGGGVQALVITLWPVKNWGAQRDALADAYASLADYARRLRYDPHAAIDPDPLMTARHAAALTPWQQRRRPPELRGLRGLAERIRPTLAAIADPRLGAAAEGPERDRARELLSGAAQLLDVLARAIRTGEPPSYPGSATAALAAPARPVLGGPALRAARRLTTLLDRAFGTLDQNTESTLETPIAGSGGALVRPGLARMVPVAVRTARHQLRAGSPVLRHALRLSGVVTTAYVLARLTGLHHSYWAAMTAAMVIRPDFGQTYSRGVARVVGTLVGVLLATGVVELLHPGDWAACALAVLCITGAYLTLRTGYALMTTCVSAYVVFLLGMEPGAPLETARERILMTLLGGAVALLGYALFPTWETARLPERTAEWIAALGRYAATVLAGYGDPAGRDPQAVRGALLDSREARAAFLLARERAAAEPVRHGAHSPQLSRGQLGRAREALGFLSRAGLLLEAHLPTRQADPVPGAAEFGDLVAQATAAAGAAVLTGTASDFGPLRAAQRAWEDELDQLPGQLEVVRAGSRLLVQALEELARAINPSVAGGVGLPVEQAHADRGGQVEAGDQRTHRDRQ; encoded by the coding sequence ATGCCCTGGCTCGCCGCCCTCCGCCACACCGGGCGCGCGGGCCTGCGCCTGGAGCGGGCGCTGAGTGATCCGGTCCGGGCGGTGCGCGGGGGGCTGGCGGTGGCCCTGGTGGTCTTCCCGGTGCTGGCGATCGGCGGTCCGCGGCCGGCCACCTCGGCTGCGATGGGTGCCTTCATCGCCGGCGTCGCCACCTTCCAGCGCAGCTTCCGGCCGCGCCCCTCGCTGGCTCTGGCGGCCGGCCTGGGCCTGGGCGTCAGCACCTTCTTCGGCTATCTGGCGGTCTCGGTGCCGGGCCTGTTCCCGGTGCTGCTGGCGGTGTGGGCGTTCGCGGCGGGCCTGGCCTGGTCGCTCGGCCCGACCGCCGGGGTGGTGGCCACCAACACGCTGACCGTGATGCTGGTGGTGGTCCAACTGCCCGTCAGCGTGGCCACCGCCGTCGCGCACGCGCTGCTCTGCGCGCTCGGCGGCGGCGTCCAGGCCCTGGTGATCACGCTCTGGCCGGTCAAGAACTGGGGCGCGCAGCGCGACGCGCTGGCCGACGCGTACGCCTCGCTGGCCGACTACGCCCGCCGGCTGCGGTACGACCCGCATGCCGCCATCGACCCCGACCCGCTGATGACCGCCCGGCACGCCGCCGCCCTGACGCCCTGGCAGCAGCGCCGCCGCCCGCCCGAACTGCGCGGGCTGCGCGGGCTGGCCGAGCGGATCCGGCCCACCCTGGCCGCGATCGCCGACCCGCGGTTGGGCGCGGCCGCCGAGGGCCCCGAACGGGACCGGGCCAGGGAACTGCTGTCCGGCGCCGCCCAGCTGCTGGACGTGCTGGCCCGGGCCATCCGCACCGGCGAGCCGCCCAGCTATCCGGGCTCCGCCACCGCCGCGCTGGCGGCCCCGGCCCGGCCGGTGCTGGGCGGTCCCGCGCTGCGGGCCGCCCGTCGGCTCACCACGCTGCTGGACCGGGCCTTCGGCACCCTCGACCAGAACACCGAGTCCACCCTGGAGACGCCGATCGCCGGCTCCGGCGGCGCGCTGGTGCGGCCGGGCCTGGCGCGGATGGTGCCGGTGGCCGTGCGGACCGCCCGCCACCAGCTGCGGGCCGGCTCGCCGGTGCTGCGCCACGCGCTGCGGCTGTCCGGCGTGGTCACCACGGCCTACGTGCTGGCCCGGCTGACCGGCCTGCACCACAGCTACTGGGCGGCGATGACCGCCGCGATGGTGATCCGGCCCGACTTCGGGCAGACCTACAGCCGGGGTGTGGCCCGGGTGGTGGGCACCCTGGTCGGCGTGCTGCTGGCCACCGGGGTGGTGGAGCTGCTGCACCCGGGGGACTGGGCGGCCTGCGCGCTCGCGGTGCTCTGCATCACGGGCGCCTACCTGACCCTGCGCACCGGCTACGCGCTGATGACCACCTGCGTCTCCGCCTACGTGGTCTTCCTGCTCGGGATGGAACCGGGCGCACCGCTGGAGACCGCGCGGGAGCGGATCCTGATGACCCTGCTGGGCGGCGCCGTCGCGCTGCTCGGCTACGCGCTCTTCCCCACCTGGGAGACCGCCCGGCTGCCCGAGCGGACCGCCGAGTGGATCGCCGCCCTGGGCCGGTACGCCGCCACCGTGCTGGCCGGTTACGGCGACCCGGCCGGGCGCGACCCGCAGGCGGTGCGCGGGGCGCTGCTGGACTCCCGGGAGGCGCGGGCGGCCTTCCTGCTGGCCCGGGAGCGGGCGGCGGCCGAGCCGGTGCGGCACGGGGCGCACTCGCCGCAGCTGAGCCGTGGTCAGCTGGGCCGGGCCCGCGAGGCGCTCGGCTTCCTCTCCCGGGCCGGGCTGCTGCTGGAGGCGCACCTGCCGACCCGGCAGGCCGATCCGGTGCCCGGCGCCGCAGAGTTCGGGGACCTGGTGGCGCAGGCGACGGCGGCGGCCGGGGCGGCGGTGTTGACCGGGACGGCGAGCGACTTCGGGCCGCTGCGCGCGGCGCAGCGGGCCTGGGAGGATGAACTGGACCAGCTGCCGGGGCAGTTGGAGGTGGTGCGGGCCGGCTCCCGGCTGCTGGTCCAGGCGCTGGAGGAGCTGGCGCGGGCGATCAACCCGTCAGTGGCCGGCGGTGTGGGCCTGCCAGTGGAACAGGCCCATGCCGACCGAGGTGGCCAGGTTGAAGCTGGAGACCAGCGGACGCATCGGGATCGCCAGTAG
- a CDS encoding HTTM domain-containing protein, translated as MTGRPETEGLASEGLASEGLESAAPGSGGRLAGIPHQGGPPVVPPATAPPPPRPRVGALLRDAVVAGCTAFSARPLARHQAAVVRIGFALVFTLQLLLEWPNRRVLYGDRSPLSPGLARDLLGETHAFTVLVWRDQGWWFEGCYLLAILAGVLMLLGWRTRFSSVLFLVAVLSVQNRDILVGDGGDNIVHLMAIYLVFTRCAEVWSLDARRRARGGGGGGDLVGVLLWALGGALLMAAQLTGKLTWSGYGWPYVGWSVLFWTLWAGAALWWLVGRRWPGGEVRAVLDALATMLHHCAMLVIAAQVVLVYSTAGWYKVQGSRWQDGSALYYPLHLDYFTPWPGLSALVGSSAVLVLLCSYGTVIVQVAFPFTLVNRRVKNVLLAVMITEHLAIAVLLGLPIFSLAMVAADAVFLPTGALRWLGGRVRSVLPAPVRRRVAA; from the coding sequence ATGACCGGTCGGCCGGAGACCGAAGGCCTGGCGTCCGAAGGCCTGGCGTCCGAAGGTTTGGAGAGCGCGGCGCCGGGGTCCGGCGGGCGGCTGGCCGGGATCCCGCACCAGGGCGGCCCGCCGGTCGTGCCGCCCGCCACCGCTCCCCCGCCGCCCCGCCCGCGCGTGGGCGCGCTGCTGCGGGACGCCGTGGTGGCCGGCTGCACCGCCTTCTCGGCCCGCCCGCTGGCCCGCCACCAGGCGGCCGTGGTGCGGATCGGCTTCGCCCTGGTCTTCACCCTGCAACTGCTGCTCGAGTGGCCCAACCGCCGGGTGCTGTACGGCGACCGCTCGCCCCTGAGCCCGGGGCTGGCCCGCGACCTGCTGGGCGAGACCCACGCCTTCACCGTGCTGGTCTGGCGGGACCAGGGCTGGTGGTTCGAGGGCTGCTACCTGCTGGCGATCCTGGCCGGGGTGCTGATGCTGCTCGGCTGGCGGACCAGGTTCAGCTCGGTGCTCTTCCTGGTGGCCGTGCTCTCGGTGCAGAACCGCGACATCCTGGTCGGCGACGGTGGCGACAACATCGTCCACCTGATGGCGATCTACCTGGTCTTCACCCGGTGCGCCGAGGTCTGGTCACTGGACGCCCGGCGGCGGGCCAGGGGCGGTGGCGGCGGCGGTGACCTGGTCGGGGTGCTGCTCTGGGCGCTCGGCGGCGCGCTGCTGATGGCGGCTCAGCTGACCGGGAAGCTGACCTGGAGCGGGTACGGCTGGCCCTACGTCGGCTGGTCGGTGCTGTTCTGGACGCTCTGGGCCGGCGCGGCGCTCTGGTGGCTGGTCGGGCGTCGGTGGCCGGGCGGCGAGGTGCGGGCGGTGCTGGACGCGCTGGCCACCATGCTGCACCACTGCGCGATGCTGGTGATCGCCGCGCAGGTGGTGCTGGTCTACTCGACGGCCGGCTGGTACAAGGTGCAGGGCTCGCGCTGGCAGGACGGCAGCGCCCTCTACTACCCGCTGCACCTGGACTACTTCACCCCCTGGCCGGGCCTGTCCGCGCTGGTCGGCAGCAGCGCCGTGCTGGTCCTGCTCTGCTCCTACGGCACGGTGATCGTGCAGGTCGCCTTCCCCTTCACGCTGGTCAACCGGCGGGTGAAGAACGTGCTGCTGGCGGTGATGATCACCGAGCACCTGGCGATCGCGGTGCTGCTCGGGCTGCCGATCTTCTCGCTGGCGATGGTCGCGGCGGACGCCGTCTTCCTGCCGACCGGTGCGCTGCGGTGGCTGGGCGGGCGGGTCCGTTCGGTCCTCCCAGCTCCAGTCCGGCGCCGCGTGGCGGCCTAG
- a CDS encoding DUF5819 family protein has protein sequence MTDEQARDGRAPDESAPARTWSGPALVVLTGAGAALLLGTAVFLGLVFLSVAPPNALSQKYQDQVDGLVYPEFEQNWKLFAPDPLQQNISVDARLRSAAGDGAWVDLTAQDIAAIRENLVPSHLDQNLLRRAWDFYDGTHASDESPIGQRGELAQEYLKRIALQRLGRTLDGAPVTGVELRAATVAVAPPPWSTQHWSTAPQYRQLPWWPVSPADYGGLS, from the coding sequence ATGACGGACGAGCAGGCGCGGGACGGGCGGGCGCCGGACGAGTCGGCGCCCGCGCGCACCTGGTCGGGGCCGGCGCTGGTGGTGCTGACCGGTGCCGGTGCGGCGCTGCTGCTCGGCACGGCCGTCTTCCTCGGCCTGGTCTTCCTGAGCGTGGCGCCGCCCAACGCGCTCTCGCAGAAGTACCAGGACCAGGTCGACGGCCTGGTCTACCCCGAGTTCGAGCAGAACTGGAAGCTCTTCGCGCCCGACCCGCTGCAGCAGAACATCAGCGTCGACGCCCGGCTGCGCAGCGCCGCCGGGGACGGAGCCTGGGTCGACCTGACGGCGCAGGACATCGCGGCGATCCGCGAGAACCTGGTCCCCAGTCACCTGGACCAGAACCTGCTGCGCCGGGCCTGGGACTTCTACGACGGCACGCACGCCTCGGACGAGAGCCCGATCGGGCAGCGCGGCGAGCTGGCCCAGGAGTACCTCAAGCGGATCGCGCTGCAGCGGCTCGGCCGGACGCTGGACGGCGCCCCGGTCACCGGGGTCGAGCTGCGCGCGGCCACCGTGGCGGTGGCGCCGCCGCCGTGGAGCACCCAGCACTGGTCCACCGCGCCGCAGTACCGCCAACTGCCCTGGTGGCCGGTGAGTCCGGCGGACTACGGAGGTCTGTCATGA
- a CDS encoding rhodanese-like domain-containing protein yields MAERGEQVTAVSPVRWADPERQRLEERVAATELAWLTLEVDVETLRVEIDNFALIHHERLGPLYARIDELEALVAEAVAVRTGSPEDLRRAVDARRLVDELPDLDALFDSVRQAEERVAEAAAGQCGPDEESAGPGGESAGSGGEGPGPGAPLEQPRRVRPGKEAQRLYRELARLAHPDLSTDPAEQQRRSAFIARANEAYARGDAAALTALTEEWSTAPESAPDFAAPERGAWLLQRLDWLSARIAALATEQVRLESTAMGSLLALAPGDPDRLLAELAEQLLGKAAALQAELAGPLVEPVDNGAPRSTSVPPTPVQESPSMFQQIPTVQVESLPTDAVLVDVREQDEWDAGHVEGALHIPIGDFVARIGELPADVPLYVLCRVGGRSAQVVQYLVGQERAAFNVDGGMFAWAQAGRPMVSDSAEAAYVL; encoded by the coding sequence ATGGCAGAGCGAGGCGAGCAGGTGACCGCGGTGAGCCCCGTCCGCTGGGCGGACCCGGAGCGGCAGCGACTGGAGGAGCGGGTCGCGGCCACCGAACTGGCCTGGCTGACGCTGGAGGTCGACGTCGAGACCCTGCGGGTCGAGATCGACAACTTCGCGCTGATCCACCACGAGCGCCTGGGCCCGCTCTACGCCCGGATCGACGAGCTGGAGGCGCTGGTCGCCGAGGCCGTGGCGGTGCGCACCGGCAGCCCCGAGGACCTGCGCCGGGCGGTGGACGCGCGCCGCCTGGTGGACGAACTGCCGGACCTGGACGCGCTCTTCGACAGCGTGCGGCAGGCCGAGGAGCGGGTCGCCGAGGCCGCGGCAGGGCAGTGCGGGCCGGACGAGGAGAGTGCCGGACCCGGCGGCGAGAGTGCCGGATCCGGCGGGGAGGGCCCTGGGCCCGGCGCGCCCCTGGAGCAGCCGCGTCGGGTGCGCCCCGGCAAGGAGGCCCAGCGGCTCTACCGCGAGCTGGCCCGACTCGCCCACCCCGACCTGTCCACCGACCCGGCCGAGCAGCAGCGCCGCTCCGCCTTCATCGCCCGGGCCAACGAGGCCTACGCGCGCGGTGACGCGGCGGCGCTGACGGCGCTGACCGAGGAGTGGTCCACCGCCCCGGAGTCCGCTCCCGACTTCGCGGCCCCCGAGCGCGGTGCCTGGCTGCTGCAGCGGCTGGACTGGCTCTCCGCGCGGATCGCCGCGCTGGCCACCGAGCAGGTCCGCCTGGAGTCCACCGCGATGGGCTCGCTGCTGGCGCTGGCCCCGGGCGACCCGGACCGGTTGCTGGCCGAGCTGGCAGAGCAGCTGCTCGGCAAGGCCGCCGCCCTGCAGGCCGAACTGGCCGGGCCGCTGGTCGAACCGGTGGACAATGGGGCACCGAGATCGACGTCCGTACCGCCGACACCCGTCCAGGAGAGCCCGAGCATGTTCCAGCAGATCCCCACCGTCCAGGTCGAGAGCCTGCCCACCGACGCGGTCCTGGTGGACGTGCGCGAGCAGGACGAGTGGGACGCGGGGCACGTCGAGGGCGCGCTGCACATCCCGATCGGCGACTTCGTCGCGCGGATCGGCGAACTGCCCGCCGACGTCCCGCTGTACGTGCTCTGCCGGGTCGGCGGTCGCTCGGCCCAGGTGGTGCAGTACCTGGTCGGCCAGGAGCGGGCGGCCTTCAACGTGGACGGCGGCATGTTCGCCTGGGCCCAGGCCGGGCGCCCGATGGTGAGCGACTCGGCCGAAGCGGCCTACGTGCTCTGA